TGATATTAAGTTAAGACATTATTCACATTGATTGTTTTAAGGGATAGACTTACCCTTTAGAATGGAGACGGCCTCGCGTGATAGCCAAACTGGGTATAGGACGTCGTCGTGCATAATCGAATCGAAGAGCTCGTCCTCGTTATCGGCCTCGAACGGAGGCTGGCCGGCCATCATCTCGTACATGAGGACGCCGAGCGCCCACCAATCGACGGAGGCGCCATACTCCTGCTCCTTGAGGATCTCCGGGGCGATGTAGTCGGGCGTGCCGCAGAAGGTGGTGGTCAGCATGCCGTTCATGATGCCCTCCTTGCACATACCAAAGTCAGCCAGCTTGCAGTGGCCCTCCTGGTCGAGCAGGATGTTGTCCAGCTTCAGGTCGCGGTAGATGACGCCATGAGTGTGGAGGAACTGCAATGCCAGGGTAACCTCCGCCGCGTAAAAGGCCGCCCGGGCGGCCTCGAAGCGTCGCGCCTTCTGTATCTGGAACATCAGGTCACCGCCATTGACGTACTCCATCACGAAGAAGAGGCGGTCCGGGGTCTGGAAACAGGAATGTAACGCAGTCAGGAAGGGATGGTTGGCGGCCAGCGCCAGGATGCGCTTCTCCGTCATGGTGCAGTCCACGTCGTCGTCCTGGATGATGGCGTCCTTCTTGAGCACCTTTATGGCATAGATCTCGTCGGTGCCCTTCTTCTCGGCGAGCATCACCTTGCCAAAGGATCCCTTGCCGAGCACCTTGATGAAGTTAAAATCGAGCAAGGAGCACTTGCCGGGCCGAGTCTCCCCAGTGGCCCCACCGCCGCCGGCACCGCCCACGACTAGGCTCATGCAGCTGCTGCTATTGTAGCCGCTGGTCAGCGTCGTAGTGGAGGTGGCCAGGCTGTCCGCCGAGAGCGTGCCACTGCGGAAGGACTGCCCGGGAGCGCCGTCGCCGTCGGGTCCCAAGGAGGCACCATAGTTGTCCTCGCCGCCCTGCTGGTTCAAGTACTTGGAGCGGCGCGGCTGCTGCTTGTCCGGCGAGATCCCCAGCGAGCTAAGGATCTCGGCCATCTGCTTGGTATTGATGCCGCACGTATTGGCCACGTTCTTCTGACACCGCTTGTGCACGTTCATCCCGCAGGTCTCGCACTGCAATCCCTGCTTGATCAGGCCATAGAGCAGCGATCCGCAGTGGTCGCAGAAGGTGAACCTCTTGTAGCTGTGCACCACAAAACGGTGCGGTACATTCACGTTAAAGCGCTGGCCCGCCGGCACCACCTCCACTTTGGTTTGCTGCGGACACAACTGAGTTAGCTAGATCGTGGAGCTCTTGGTTATGCCGCATGACTCACCTCATCTCGCATGCCCGGACACTTGGACACCACGGAcaaatggcattttttatGTACAACTAACGTGCAGACTAGAAGTGTGTTTGGGGGAGAGAAATCAAAGGCGACATATTAATATCCAGAACTCTGCACTAAACGCTTATGCAATTTTTCGATGGCAGAGGCAGAGAGTGCAGGGCAAAAAATCCAAAACTCTAAAGGACAAATATGCGCTCGGAAACAGGTTGCCTGAAAGGTTTTTAGCGTAACGTTTGTAATAAATGACATTTAAGACATGCTAAAAGTATCTTTCTATTAATTGACAAGAAAAATAATCAGTTGTGTCACAGAAAATGTAATTGAAAATGTgtcaaaagtatgctacaaaataattttcagTCAATCaattatattatacatttatatattatttctaagaAATTCTACAAGTGTACTTAATTTTTCCACAAATTCGTATATCAATTTTTCGATTAAATCCAATTTGGAGAAAATATATCAAAGTATCTCATAATTGatataaatcgattttatttccagctgAAGTGTATGACTTTATTGCATAGATCCGTTAAGATACTATCTCAAACTATGTTGATTTCTGTGGCAcctgttatatatatattattttacattttataagcattaaaaatacaaaaagaacaacaatttctgtataaaaactattaattgtAATCACTTTGATAATCGTTTTTTTCTATATCTCAAATCCACAGAGTTTTAGGTGACATATTTGTGTAATTTATAGCCTGGGCAACATTTTTCCGAGCCTACACTCTACAGTCTAGAGACATAcgaatatgtatatatatttacaggaTTTCGTTTAACTCAAGCTCGTTGAAACATTCAGGGTTAGACACAAAGTGGCTCAATCGTGGCATTCAATAGTTTCTTTTGGATCTTCTCTCGGATCTCCTTGAATACCACGATTGAGCTTAAGAAATTAGTTGAGAAACTTGTCGACGACCGTTTCTTGTTGTGCAGTGTGTGattatacacatatattttgtatgttGGTCAGTGGAGTTAAGTTGTGTGCTCGTTGTCTGTGCTCTAATTAGTGTTTCGGTGTACACAAGGTTTTAATCACAACATTTAAACGATGCATCGTgccagatatatgtatattgaaaCCAAAGAAGAAAAGAGAGAATGCACAGAATGAAGCCGAAAAGCCATTTTCTGTGGCTACAAAGAGTAAAAGGTAATTAAAACTATTGCAAGTAGTAGATTTTCTTAGTTGGACAAGACTTTTAGAAAGATTAAAGTCCACTCACTGCTCTTCCATGAACTAACAGAGATACTTAATATCagcttaatatatttaaagttttagttACATTTAATCCCCCCTAATAGGCATGCACAATAATGTAAGTCGACATAATACAGAGTGTATTGAGATGATACAGACGGACAAACAAAGAAACCTTAATGAAATGACATTGTTTGGTAATTCTAAGAGACTTGCATTGGATTACACCCACAGGACCCTTTCCGATGATCTAATTAGTAGTCTTCATTCCTTCCGCATAAGTGAGATACAAAAATGCAATGTGATGGGGACAGGACCAGATCGATTAGTGGTGCAATTGGGGGACAGGACACCGGAGTGTTGTCCTGTTCCGAGCGAAGCATGACTCAAGCCGTGGGTGATGCATTGATGCATTGGACAATGCCAAACGAACTCTGCACTAATGTAGAGGGGTTGATTCCGTTTcgataaaaaataatcaaggAAACCCcaaaatggcaacaacaacaacaacgacaacagcAAACAACGAATAACGAACAACGAACGAACGTAACAAGCAAATGCAAAGTGATATGGTTTTTGGATTGAATATAGCTTTAGAGGGGGGCGCTCTTCCTGGAGGGAGCTCCCCCTAGAAGCGCCAGGGCTAAAGCTGCCCTGGTTGCTCCTTTCTTGTTCAGTCTGAAGCGAACACACATACCTTGACATTGATAGCCTTGTTTACCAATTCCCCTGCAAAAAGGCAAGAAATTCCATGGCtattgtatgtatttatattttttgggtaACTGAATGATTGGTGTgttggttgtgtgtgtgtgtgtgagtgtgttttttGATGGATGAGAACCTGAAGCCCCGTGAGAAACCAAGCATGAGGCCGAGCTGATCGTGAACCCGATGACCCCGCGACCCGCCAGTCAAGCTGTAGCCCCAAAAAGGAAACCACCAAGTGTTAATGCCGATGTGAAACCAAGGAAATTAAAACGCTAATAGAGTGAgcctcccaaaaaaaagaagatgaTGTTGTGGAGCCGAGAGAAGATGAGTGAATAAAGGATAGAGTGGTACATTAAGAACATACATATAGAGGTAAAGAGATCAACCCAAGTAGAATAAAATCAAAAGTAGTTCAGATGGTGAGcggtgttgtgtgtgtgtaaatcaAGTCCCGAAAATAAATGCATGTTCAGATTAATCACTGCAGAAATACAACTTAAAGATGTACGGAGGAGATGTTGTCAGCCCGGGACTGTACGATTATGTGTGCTGTGTGCTCCACTTACCAGATAAACTCGCGGCAATGCGAACAGAAGGTGGGTTGACGCAAAAACGTTGCCATGAACTTGTGCCCATTCACCTGGTTTTGGGAAAATACACAGGTTAATTAGTAAAATGAGAGGAGATTATAGGCCTCAGAACCATagaaatcaataataatattcaaagCTATTGATTTCATAGGTCCATTATCCTTAGACAACGCCACTAACCTGATGCACACGACGACGCATGGCACCGCGACGCCGATTGAAGCCGGCGCGCTCTTTGAACTCCTTGTTGACGGCCACGGTGTGCTCCACCTCGGCCTCGGCTTTGGCTTGTtctaaattttacaacaaataAGTTAAAGTttacgataaataaaaataaatgaatttcagATACCATTGCGATTCTTTAGCTCAATTATGACGTGGATCTTGCCCTGGGGCTCCAAGTTAACCTGCATGAATACAGAAAATAGGATTATTGTTtccaaaaaacataaataaaagccaTAACATACCCATAGATCCTGCACAGCCGTCTCGCTCTGCATGAGGTCCTCGAAGGAGATTATGCAGTTGGCCACGAAATCGTCTGGCGGCAGAGCGGCATCGTGAAAGACGGTCAAATTAATGTTGCTGACATTGGTAACGTCATGGACGAACTGCTCGTTCCAAACAGGATCAAATGTCTTTGGCCGTGTGGTGGCTCGATctaaaagttataaattaaatgttttatttattataaatctCCAGGATTTTTATGGCAGGACCTACCAAAGTGACTCTCGTCAACATCTATGGACACATAGGGATCGATTAGCTGCTCGTCGGCTAGCTTGCCAAAGGTGAGGTTGTGGCGCTTCTGGAAGTCTGTGGGCCGCAGGCCACTCGCCTCGCACACCTTAATCTGCAGCTTGCCCGTAAACATGGTTGTCTTTAAAGACGGTTGAATtgagtccgagtccgagttTGCTTCCGTATCCTTTCCGCCTGCTCCTGCCGCTCCTCGGTCCTGCGTGCGATGTCCGTGTGTGTGCTGGGAGCAGCGGTCTCACCACTCGACTGTGGTTGTCCAAGTGCTGTCGTTGGTGATCTGATCTGCTCTGCTAGTGATCTGTGGGGGAAACAAGATCAGACGGGGGGGGATAAGGTCGAGTGGCGTTCGCAACTTTCTCTGTGGGCCAATGTTAGTGTAGGTCATTGACACTCATGAATGGCTTGTGCCGTGCACTCGATTCATTCTCAAGGTCGCCGCCTGCTCCTCGCTTCAATGGAATTTAGGTACATACAGATATCtatctacatacatatgcgGCCATAATAATAGTTGAggaggctttttttatatacatttttataattttgaaatttctcTATAGGTAGTTCTTtatggttttaaaatataaagtacaAAATCATGCAGCATATTTTTAGACAGCACTTTTAAACGGATTTAAATCACTAAAAATGACTAAAAAGtctgaaaaaatgtatattttaaatatttaaatgttcaaATACTATAATCTTGGCCGCCGCTGTATGTGTgagtgtacatatgtatgtgtgtgggcACTCGGACTCGGATGGGGGAAATTAGGCAATCGCTCAAACGACAACAGTCCGTGAAACGGAAAATCGAAAATAGTACACGaccatcatcattatcatcatcattatattGTGCCTGTGGTAATATTTTTCTGGCGCATAAATCATTCCAAGGAGTGCAACTTTGTTAATTTCGCAATTTTCAGTGAGAGATCGCCTGTTGTGGAaatacgcacacacacattcaccACCACTTGGGAATTCCTCTAATTAGCAAACAAGGAATTTGTTTTCTCTGATTGGCAACATTTTGTTTGGTGGGGAACACAAGTACACATAAGTGATTGGTCCATTTTTTACAACCTCAAGTGCTTTCATTGTCATTTAGATTTGATTACATATCATAATGCCTTTGCTCGCTCactttttttatgcaaattttttgtGTGCATGTATGGTTTatacatacacacaaacacgCGCAGCTTTTTCCACAGataaaacaacaaagaaaGAATAACAAGAAATGTTCTAGCTTCCTCCCACTCGCACCTCAGCGCGCCAGTCACCAATACACTCGCGAATCACTCCACCACCCCCTGGCGATCCAATAAGAAACACCTGACGAAACGCGAGAAAATGCGTGCATTTAACTAAACGTTTTTGGGCAAGAACGTCCAATtggaaaattgtaattttctaATTGGTGAAAACGAAGACCTTCCAGCCTCCAGGGTTGCCGTACCGACTAATGAGTGCAGTGAGCGAAAGCCAGTGTTGGTAATCAGTTTTACACATTTTCTCTTTTTGTCACTCTGATACGCTCTCGATTtcgcactctctctctctctcgcactCTCTGGCTCTCTCTATTGTTGGTACAAATATAGAGAAAAAATGTTTGAGGCGCGCAGAATCTGCTATTTGTgcgaaaaaattaaggatgCCTTGGCActagaacacacacacacacacacacacactcgctcgacatatgtatgtataacgCACACAATTACACGCACCCTGTTTGCACAGCGTTTTAAATTGATTGGTTTCCCAAGGAATTTGCCTTTGGTTTCCGACGAATTCGAAATATTTCACAAGATCACAGTTTCCAGCATTTTCCGTTGCATTGCTGGCAATTTATTGTTGGCTTTGAATCGAAATCGCGTATTACTATTGATAAAAATGTTCACGCCAATTTTTATTGGAAAAATGTTGGGGATGTGCAACTTGAGCGATGTATCGTTTGGGGCCAGTGTTGCGAGTTAAGCTTATTTTAGGCTAGATCtagcaaattttgaaaaaGCTTATGAAATTGGCAACTAGCTTAAATCCAACAAATTCTAGCAATAACTGCATtcgtaacaacaacaatttattttataggaCAAATAGCTAAGATATATGATTGTTCTTTTTTCGCCGATAAAGTGTTCaaatgcttttgttttgcGTATTGGTTTTAGTAATTTATAGCTTATTCGAGTGTTCATCACTTGCAAAACTGTAACAGACCAAGGTTggtacagaaaaaaaacaaaaagtgtgACCTTTACTAAgttgtaaaattatttaattttaaatttaacaacatTACATGTTGAAAAACTGAAAGTATATGAAAAAATGTAAACCAAATAATAGGtgtgcatttatttttaccaTAAATCTTTCACTTTCCAACACTGGCAgtagaagaagaagaggacaAAGAGGGCTATTtgcaaattgtaaataaataaaatcagccAAAATGAGTTCGGGGGCCATGCGCACACCCGTCTCGCAGATCCTCCAAAGCAAGCACGACCAGGATGCCGAAGAGGAGCCCAAGAAGAAGTCCCGCGAGGACTGGCGCAAGgccaaggagctggaggaggctCGAAAGGCAGGCACAGCCCCGGCCGCCGTGGATGAAGAGGGTCGCGATATAAATCCACACATCCCGCAGTATATATCGAATGCTCCGTGGTATTACGGCTCCCAAGGGCCCACGCTCAAGCATCAGAGACCGCAGCACGAGGACGAGCAGGGCCAGCTGGACAAGCGGGCGCCCAAGGGTCTGGACACCACGCGCATCGTCACCAAGTTCCGGAAGGGCGCCTGCGAGAACTGTGGGGCCGTCACGCACAAGCGCAAGGATTGCCTGGAGAGACCTCGCAAAGTGCAGGCCAAGTATGCCGAATCCATTGTGGTCCATGATGAGCACCTGGTCAACGAGGCGGCGGTCAACTATGATGAGAAGCGCGATCGCTGGAGCAGCTACGATCCGGCGAACCACAGAGAGATCATCGAGGAGTACGAGAAGGTAGAGGAGGCTAAGCGGCAGCTTAAGGCCGAAAAGCTAAAAAACGGTAAGCAAACATATATCTTCACAaattaatgtataaattctTATAATTTCTGCCCCTCTACAGATCCCGATGCCGAGATTTCCGATGAAGACGGCAACGAGGACAAGTATGTGGACGAAGTGGACATGCCGGGCACAAAAGTGGACTCCAAACAGCGCATCACTGTGCGTAACTTGCGTATCCGCGAAGACACAGCCAAATACCTCAGGAATTTAGACCCGAACTCTGCGTACTACGatcccaaaacgcgctccatGCGTGACAATCCCAATCCTGCAGTTCCGGAAGAAGAGTGAGTACCACAATGAGTCACAAAGTTAGAGTTTACTTACATTTAACTACCTTGCAGAGCTGAGTTTGCTGGCGAGAATTTCGTGCGCTTCTCGGGAGACACCACAGCTCAGGCCACCGCTCAGTTGTTCGCCTGGGAAGCCCATGGCAAGGGTGTGGATGTCCATCTACTGGCTGAACCCACCAAGTTAGAACTGCTCCAGAAAGAGTACGAGCAGAAAAAGGAGCAGTTCAAGTCGAGTGTAAGTCTTtggtttattttgttgtttcaaAAATGCTATAAAAAAATCCTCTTTACAGACCAAAACTCACATCGTGGAGAAATACGGGGGAGAGGAGCATTTGCAGGTGCCGCCCAagtcgctgctgctggctcaaACGGAGGAATACATCGAGTACTCTCGCAGCGGCAAGGTCATCAAGGGCGTGGAGAAACCGAAAGCCCGCAGCATATACGAGGAGGATGTATACATCAATAACCACACGACCGTGTGGGGCAGCTTCTGGAATGCCGGTCGCTGGGGCTACAAGTGCTGCAAGTCCTTCATCAAGAACTCTTACTGCGTGGGCATGCAGGAGCCAGAGGGTTATTCGGATCAGCATCCCACCTCCAGTTCCAGCTTagcggctgctgctgtagcAGCAGAGTCCACCGCTCAAGTGCATTTCAAAGTGCCGGAGGTGCCTTCGGAGAAGCCTGTCCTATCCGAAGTTGACTCTGTCCCAAGCTCAGAATCTTCATCGTCTTCGGAGGAGGAAGAGAAGCCGGAAAAGAAAAGGTCAAAGAAGAAATCCAAGAAGCGcgagaagaaaaagaaggcCAAGGAGCAGCGGAAACAGAAATCCAAGCACAGAGAAgccaaggagaaggagaagacaAAGACGAAGGAAAAGGCAAAGGAGATTCCCGATGAGATGGACGATCGCAAGCGGGCCTACAACAGCATGTACGACATTAAGGCGCCCACCGAGGACGAAATCGAGGAGTGGAAAAAGAAGCGGCCGCGTGCCGAAGATCCGATGATGCAGTTTATGtagaaaaggaaataaaaataatctagATTTTAAAGGAAACTTTAATCTTAAACAATTGCGTACTGCTCATAGAGCAACTCCCTGATTTTATAGTACTCCTCCGACAGACAGCCCTCCATGGCCACCTTGCCGGCATCCACACGCCGCAAGGCCAAAGTTCCATTGCTGCACCAAAGGACGCCGCCGGAGAACTCCGAGTTGATGTTGTTGCGCATGAGAATCTGCTTGAAGTCGGAGAGCTTTAGCTCGTTGATCAGCACCGAATTGTGGACGGGGATCTCGTCTTCCGCTAGCGTTTCCAGGGTCAATGTCTTGCCCTCTTGCACGTCCTGCTCAACTGTGACATCCATGGGAGCGTCGATGGCCTTGAGACGCATTCCCAGGCGGCCATCCACCCAGGCCACCTCCGCGTCTTTGCCCTTTTGAAACTGTAGCTGGGAGACGAGACCCTCGGTGAGGCGCACCTGGTAAATGTGGATCTCGGTGGTCACGTCGATGATCTCGCCCTTCTGCGGCGTGAAGACGCGGGCGCCGACATTCTGCTCACAATGCTTGGCCACCACCTGGGTGCCCTCCGCAGTGCCGTGGATGACAATCACCCGTCTCGGTCGCAACTGGGAGAGGATCTTCAGCATGGACTCACCGTCCGAGCGACCCTCGAAATCGATTCGCTGGATCTGGGCATTCACTTCGATGGTTTTGCGCTGATTTATCAGCTTGGTGGGCTTCTCTAGCAGCTGGACGTCGGTGTCTGCGACGGCTCCATTGGCCTGATGATCAGCTCCCATGCCCGGTTCCTCCTTCTTCACGTTCTCCTTGTTCTGCTCCTCCATGGGCACGAAGTCGTACCCGCCCGTGTCGGCGATGCGGTAGTCGTCGAGGTTGATGATCTCTCCGTACTCGTCGTACTTGATCTTTTCCTCGTGATAGGGAAACATAACATGATGGCGCTTGTTGGACTTGAAGAAGCCGGAATGGTGACGACCCTCTGGCCTGACCACAATGTCGTGCTTGCCCGTTATAACACTCATTTCAATGTCATCCTCGGACTCGGAGCTGCTTTCCTCCTCCACATCAGGCTTCACAATGAGGGGATTTAGTTTTTCGCCCTGCGTGCGTAGGTATTCATCTAGCTCGGCGCCTTCCAGCTCAACTCTTCGTCGGATGTCCAGCTCAATTTGCTTGCCAGGCGAGCAGTTCTCTACCAGTTCCATAGCCAGAGTTCCCGGCGAAGTACGTGTGGTAAGAATAATGCTATTGTTGGCATTGCTGGCCCACTGCACAAAAAGGTCTCTGGTGAATCCGCTCTCCAGGTCCGGCGTGCTGGCGAGCACAACTTTGGGTCCGGCAGGAAGTTTGTAGACGTCCGCCAGGGAGTGACACAGCTGGATGTGCTTGAACTGGAAGGGATTGTTTCGGGCACCCTCGAAGGCCTTCGTTAACTTGTCGCTCATCCACTCGATCTGCGACTTGGCGAACTCGATCACGTTGTAGCTGACATTGTTTAGGAGGGCCAGGGAGTAGGCCATCAGGCCGGACTCCTTGTTCTTCCACAGTTGGTCCAGCATGTGGGCCAGCTCTAGAACGCGTCCAGCGGTGTCCACAGCTATGAGGACATTGCCATTATTTCGCACCGTCTGCAGGATGTTGGTCATCAGCTTTTCATCGCGGGCACGTCTCCTGGCCTGCTGGTATTGTGCATTGTAAGCGTCGGTAATGAGGAGCGAGGGCCTCTGCAGCCTGTCCAGCTCACACCCGCTCAGGTGGCGTTCCTTTTTGTGGTTAAAATCAGTGGCATAGACGATGTCCTCCTCGCCCACCTTTACTATCTTCCAGATCGTGCCGCCGATCATGTGGCCAGCGTTTAAGGGAGTTATGGATATGCCATAGCCCTTGCCCTTCAGTGAAACCGTTTGGTTATACTTCAGTTGCGTGATCTTCTCGAAGGCCGTGTCCACGTCGTCCAGCGAGAAGAGATCAAAGTCGCCCATGTTGAAGTGCGACATGTACAGGTCATACATGAACATTTGTCCCATCTTGAACACGGGAATTGTGGCGTATATCGGGCAGTTAAGACCCAGTTTGCCCACCAGGTAAGGCAAGGCGCCCAGGTGATACGCATCCGGGTGGGACAGGAGCACGGCATCCAGGGTATGCACCTGCCtgtaattatacaaaattagaAGTCGTTCCTTGAACTGCTTCGAATGTTTACCTTTTTAGCTCTTTGATAAAGTTGGCGTCGAACTTTTCATCCCATCCGCAGTCCAACAGAATTCGCACGTCGTCTATCTGGAGGATGTAGCACGGCGGAGACTCGTCCATCGCCCCGGATATCGTGTGCAGCTTGATAATGGACGTCATTTTAAGGGATTCAACTACTATTCAACTGCAGATTAACGcacattaattaaaaaacgaTAAAATAATCTTCGAAGATAGAAGTGAAGGCCCAAATGACCGGCCCAGGGATGGAATACAACTTTGTGCTGGGGTTGCCAGACGGTTTTATCTGCAATAGCTGTTTGTTTATACAGTGAACACCAGTTTAAAGGAACTGTGCCTAttaaggtatttttttttctattttgaataaattgaTTCGTTTTTTCCTGTAAAAATTATTGGTTAATACAACTTTGATTtccttttcgtttttattttattaaaatatgtttttgtttttatgttattgaacctttatttttctttatttaactcactgaaatgtatattttttatttggtttaattgaatttaaactaatttttgttCTTAATTAATCGATGTTATTTTCTAAAAGATCGAAAAAAATCGATCTATTGAGAATCGaataaaatatcttttttaTGGCGATCGGCAAGCCTTTCCCATTATCTTATCttctttaaagttaatttaattatggcCTTATAAGATACTCTTATCTGTTTATTGATTAGTagacaaatatttacatatttaacgGAAACAGTGAAATCTTTTGACACGAACCATAGTATATTTCTGCTGTCCTTCAGCAGTAATGTACGGAAAGAGTtaatcttaattatttatttttaattcttagACACAGATTATTTTAGTAAAATTTAATGTTCAAGTTTAAGCTGAACATATAAAGTAGAATgctcgttattagaggttctACTGTACAGACCCCTTTGGACGAACTGCTCTGGTTTGAGTGCATTGCACCCCTCGTCACCAGCTGAGTTTCGTCAGCCCGCCAGTCGCGACTTCTGCCGCCCCGAGGATGCGGAATTCCCTCAGATCCCGCTGAGATTCAAGTTCCTGCCAAACGATGTTCGTGCGGCTGTGGCACAGGAATTTCCACATCCATGACCTGCTCCTGGCCATTAGCCTGGTCACGCTCATTGTGTACCTTTCGCTGCCCTTCCGCTTCGCCTCGCACTATGACTACATCGAGGGATCGCAGATCGAGGGGGCTCTTGTGCCGCAGGTCACCCGGAATGTGTCCCTGCAGGAGGTTTTCGAGTGCACCTACTCGGAGATTATTGCGGCCAACAGGTTCGTCTACAACCTGGCCCACTACCACGAGGCGGTTCACAACGGGGGCGAGATCCGTCCCGGCGGCGAGTTCCGCCCGGAGCAGTGCCAGGCCCGCTACAGCACCGCCATCATTGTGCCGTACAGGCAACGGGAGGAGCAGCTGCACGCCTTCCTCACCTACATGCACAATTACCTGCGCCAGCAGCTGATCCACTATCGAATTTTCCTAGTCGAGCAGTACGACCACAAGCCCTTCAACCGGGCGATGCTCTTCAACATTGGTGCCCAGGTGGCGGCGGAGTACGGCTTCCCCTGTCTGATACTTTCCGACGTGGACCTGCTGCCTCTCAACTCGGGCCAGATGTACGCGTGTACGGAGAAACCACGGCACATGTGCTCCGCTTTGGATCACTGGCGTTTCCGACTGCCCTACCGCAGCCTCTTCGGTGGCGTTGTGGCCATCAATACCGTCCAGTTCCAGCAGATTAACGGAATGTCCAATCTGTATCACGGCTGGGGCGGCGAGGATGATGATCTCTACGAGCGGCTGAACGCTATGGGCATCGACATCTGCCGCTTTGCGATGGAGTTCAGCGAGTACACGATGCTGAAGCACAAGCCGGAGAAGCCCAACAAGAACCGGGTGGCCCTGCTCCGGGCCGCCGCTCTTCGGCAGCACTCGGATGGACTCAACTCGCTGGTCTACAAGGAGGTGGAGCGACGCATGCACAGTCTGTTTACGCACATTCTGGTGGAGACCTGAGGGCGCTGCCTGCtagtatttgttatttatgtaGCTTTAGACTTTGGATGCACTTAGCTTAGCAGCCGCCTTAGACAATGCGTTCCGAATCGATATCGTGATATCTCCACTCACTAGGCTAAGAAGCTGGGAACGCTGGACGAGAGGGTCGTAGAACATAATCTGTTTAAAGAAGTACAATGCGCAAATTATCTTCGATGTAAGA
Above is a genomic segment from Drosophila kikkawai strain 14028-0561.14 chromosome 3R, DkikHiC1v2, whole genome shotgun sequence containing:
- the Pkc98E gene encoding protein kinase C isoform X1, producing MFTGKLQIKVCEASGLRPTDFQKRHNLTFGKLADEQLIDPYVSIDVDESHFDRATTRPKTFDPVWNEQFVHDVTNVSNINLTVFHDAALPPDDFVANCIISFEDLMQSETAVQDLWVNLEPQGKIHVIIELKNRNEQAKAEAEVEHTVAVNKEFKERAGFNRRRGAMRRRVHQVNGHKFMATFLRQPTFCSHCREFIWGIGKQGYQCQVCTLVVHKKCHLSVVSKCPGMRDELCPQQTKVEVVPAGQRFNVNVPHRFVVHSYKRFTFCDHCGSLLYGLIKQGLQCETCGMNVHKRCQKNVANTCGINTKQMAEILSSLGISPDKQQPRRSKYLNQQGGEDNYGASLGPDGDGAPGQSFRSGTLSADSLATSTTTLTSGYNSSSCMSLVVGGAGGGGATGETRPGKCSLLDFNFIKVLGKGSFGKVMLAEKKGTDEIYAIKVLKKDAIIQDDDVDCTMTEKRILALAANHPFLTALHSCFQTPDRLFFVMEYVNGGDLMFQIQKARRFEAARAAFYAAEVTLALQFLHTHGVIYRDLKLDNILLDQEGHCKLADFGMCKEGIMNGMLTTTFCGTPDYIAPEILKEQEYGASVDWWALGVLMYEMMAGQPPFEADNEDELFDSIMHDDVLYPVWLSREAVSILKGFLTKNPEQRLGCTGDENEIRKHPFFNKLDWKELEKRNIKPPFRPKMKNPRDANNFDAEFTKEDPVLTPIGNEVIRCINQDEFAGFSFVNPKFGPERKVY
- the Pkc98E gene encoding protein kinase C isoform X4, whose translation is MGTSSWQRFCVNPPSVRIAASLSVCTLVVHKKCHLSVVSKCPGMRDEQTKVEVVPAGQRFNVNVPHRFVVHSYKRFTFCDHCGSLLYGLIKQGLQCETCGMNVHKRCQKNVANTCGINTKQMAEILSSLGISPDKQQPRRSKYLNQQGGEDNYGASLGPDGDGAPGQSFRSGTLSADSLATSTTTLTSGYNSSSCMSLVVGGAGGGGATGETRPGKCSLLDFNFIKVLGKGSFGKVMLAEKKGTDEIYAIKVLKKDAIIQDDDVDCTMTEKRILALAANHPFLTALHSCFQTPDRLFFVMEYVNGGDLMFQIQKARRFEAARAAFYAAEVTLALQFLHTHGVIYRDLKLDNILLDQEGHCKLADFGMCKEGIMNGMLTTTFCGTPDYIAPEILKEQEYGASVDWWALGVLMYEMMAGQPPFEADNEDELFDSIMHDDVLYPVWLSREAVSILKGFLTKNPEQRLGCTGDENEIRKHPFFNKLDWKELEKRNIKPPFRPKMKNPRDANNFDAEFTKEDPVLTPIGNEVIRCINQDEFAGFSFVNPKFGPERKVY
- the Pkc98E gene encoding protein kinase C isoform X2; protein product: MFTGKLQIKVCEASGLRPTDFQKRHNLTFGKLADEQLIDPYVSIDVDESHFDRATTRPKTFDPVWNEQFVHDVTNVSNINLTVFHDAALPPDDFVANCIISFEDLMQSETAVQDLWVNLEPQGKIHVIIELKNRNEQAKAEAEVEHTVAVNKEFKERAGFNRRRGAMRRRVHQVNGHKFMATFLRQPTFCSHCREFIWGIGKQGYQCQVCTLVVHKKCHLSVVSKCPGMRDEQTKVEVVPAGQRFNVNVPHRFVVHSYKRFTFCDHCGSLLYGLIKQGLQCETCGMNVHKRCQKNVANTCGINTKQMAEILSSLGISPDKQQPRRSKYLNQQGGEDNYGASLGPDGDGAPGQSFRSGTLSADSLATSTTTLTSGYNSSSCMSLVVGGAGGGGATGETRPGKCSLLDFNFIKVLGKGSFGKVMLAEKKGTDEIYAIKVLKKDAIIQDDDVDCTMTEKRILALAANHPFLTALHSCFQTPDRLFFVMEYVNGGDLMFQIQKARRFEAARAAFYAAEVTLALQFLHTHGVIYRDLKLDNILLDQEGHCKLADFGMCKEGIMNGMLTTTFCGTPDYIAPEILKEQEYGASVDWWALGVLMYEMMAGQPPFEADNEDELFDSIMHDDVLYPVWLSREAVSILKGFLTKNPEQRLGCTGDENEIRKHPFFNKLDWKELEKRNIKPPFRPKMKNPRDANNFDAEFTKEDPVLTPIGNEVIRCINQDEFAGFSFVNPKFGPERKVY